The following proteins are encoded in a genomic region of Mahella australiensis 50-1 BON:
- the fapR gene encoding transcription factor FapR yields the protein MSRGIPKQERQAALLMKLKQDPFLTDEELSRAFCVSIQTIRLDRMEIGIPELRQRIRELAAESYGKVKSISGKEIVGELIDLELGKSGISVLQTDNQMAFEKTRVVRGHFIFAQAESLAIAVIDAPVALTGVANIKYKIPVHAGEKLVAKAEVVRVRANKYFVWVKTKVRDNEAFRGKFILVSLQNG from the coding sequence GTGAGCCGAGGGATTCCCAAACAAGAAAGGCAGGCAGCATTGCTGATGAAATTAAAACAGGACCCGTTCCTCACCGATGAGGAATTAAGTCGTGCTTTTTGTGTCAGCATACAAACCATACGTTTAGATAGGATGGAAATAGGCATACCGGAGCTTAGACAACGCATACGCGAGCTGGCCGCTGAAAGCTATGGTAAAGTAAAATCGATAAGCGGTAAAGAGATAGTGGGAGAATTGATAGACTTAGAGCTTGGCAAAAGCGGTATATCAGTACTTCAAACCGATAATCAGATGGCTTTTGAAAAAACCAGAGTGGTTAGAGGGCATTTTATATTTGCTCAAGCCGAATCATTGGCTATTGCCGTTATAGATGCTCCTGTAGCATTGACCGGTGTGGCCAATATTAAATATAAAATCCCTGTTCATGCAGGGGAGAAATTGGTAGCAAAAGCGGAGGTGGTAAGGGTAAGGGCTAATAAATACTTTGTATGGGTAAAAACGAAGGTAAGGGACAATGAGGCCTTTAGAGGGAAATTCATATTGGTCTCGTTGCAAAACGGTTGA
- the fabD gene encoding ACP S-malonyltransferase, which translates to MGKIAFIFPGQGAQYAGMGQQLALRYAEVSEIFKAASETLGYDMAKLCFEGPDEVLKQTEITQPSIFTVSMACAKALEINGVVPDMAAGLSLGEYGALTVANAIDFADAVKLLRQRGRFMQEAVPIGQGAMAAIIGLDKETVEQVCKEASKYGVVEPANYNCPGQIVISGQTVAVQKASEMAKEKGAKRAIMLEVSAPFHCSLLKSAGDRLAEVLESVSINKPAIPVIANVTAEEVSSPEDIRQLLIEQVSSPVRWEESVRRMMAMGADTFIEVGPGKALSGFVKKISKDVKVMNVEDIQSLESAISQLEG; encoded by the coding sequence ATGGGAAAGATTGCTTTTATATTCCCGGGTCAAGGAGCTCAGTATGCCGGGATGGGACAACAATTGGCTCTTCGGTATGCCGAGGTTAGCGAGATTTTCAAAGCTGCTTCGGAAACGCTTGGTTATGACATGGCCAAACTGTGTTTTGAAGGACCAGATGAAGTGCTCAAACAGACCGAGATAACCCAGCCGTCTATATTCACTGTAAGCATGGCATGCGCCAAAGCATTGGAGATAAACGGTGTGGTGCCAGATATGGCGGCCGGGCTCAGTTTGGGTGAATACGGAGCGTTGACCGTAGCTAATGCTATTGATTTTGCTGATGCCGTTAAGCTTTTAAGGCAGCGTGGCAGATTTATGCAGGAGGCTGTTCCTATAGGGCAAGGAGCAATGGCTGCTATCATAGGGCTTGATAAAGAAACTGTAGAACAGGTTTGCAAAGAAGCATCGAAATATGGCGTAGTAGAACCGGCTAATTACAATTGTCCTGGGCAGATCGTCATATCAGGCCAAACTGTGGCTGTTCAGAAGGCTTCCGAGATGGCCAAAGAAAAAGGCGCCAAAAGGGCTATTATGTTAGAAGTCAGTGCTCCGTTTCATTGCAGCTTGCTGAAATCGGCTGGCGACAGACTCGCTGAAGTATTAGAGAGTGTAAGTATAAACAAACCTGCGATACCTGTCATAGCCAATGTTACGGCTGAAGAGGTATCCAGCCCTGAGGATATACGCCAGCTGCTCATAGAACAGGTAAGCAGTCCGGTGCGCTGGGAAGAGAGCGTGAGAAGGATGATGGCCATGGGGGCTGATACATTTATAGAAGTGGGGCCAGGTAAGGCGCTCAGCGGCTTTGTAAAAAAGATAAGCAAGGATGTAAAGGTGATGAATGTGGAAGATATTCAGTCCCTTGAGTCGGCGATTAGCCAATTGGAGGGATGA
- the fabG gene encoding 3-oxoacyl-[acyl-carrier-protein] reductase: MNDMLKDKVALITGASRGIGRATAIKLGSEGAKVAVNYLKNADAAAKVVDIINSNGGDAVAIQGDTSVREHAVDVVNRTLEHYGTIDILVNNAGITRDNLLMRMSQDDWQKVIDINLGSVFNCTQAVCRTMIKKRSGTIINIASVVGLTGNAGQANYAAAKAGIIGFTKAVAKELSSRGITVNAVAPGFIKTDMTDTLADSVKEQVLNNIPLHRFGEPEEVAELIAFLAGEGAKYITGQVINIDGGLVM, from the coding sequence ATGAACGACATGCTTAAAGATAAGGTGGCCTTGATAACTGGTGCCTCACGAGGCATAGGAAGGGCTACAGCTATAAAACTAGGTTCAGAAGGTGCAAAAGTGGCCGTTAATTACTTGAAGAATGCTGATGCTGCGGCGAAAGTAGTGGATATAATAAACAGCAATGGTGGCGATGCCGTGGCTATTCAAGGCGATACCAGCGTGCGAGAGCATGCAGTCGATGTTGTAAATAGGACATTGGAGCACTATGGCACCATCGATATACTAGTGAATAATGCTGGTATAACGAGAGATAATTTGTTGATGAGAATGTCGCAGGATGATTGGCAGAAAGTCATAGATATTAATCTAGGCAGCGTATTTAACTGTACGCAGGCGGTTTGCCGCACCATGATAAAAAAACGCAGCGGGACTATAATAAACATTGCTTCAGTGGTCGGTTTGACGGGTAATGCAGGGCAGGCTAATTACGCTGCCGCCAAAGCAGGTATAATCGGTTTTACCAAAGCAGTGGCCAAAGAGTTGTCCAGCAGGGGTATAACCGTAAATGCAGTGGCACCCGGTTTTATAAAAACCGACATGACGGATACACTGGCTGATAGCGTAAAAGAGCAAGTGTTAAACAATATACCATTACACAGGTTCGGTGAACCGGAAGAAGTAGCTGAATTGATAGCGTTTTTAGCTGGCGAAGGGGCAAAATATATAACCGGTCAAGTAATTAATATTGACGGGGGCTTAGTTATGTAA
- a CDS encoding polysaccharide deacetylase family protein, translating to MKVCNFHIKDSFWINIIIVVLLIALLAIVVNRKPEAVFNTYVNTPVYKGDVSKPLIAFACSVADGAEYIPPMLKILKDNDIKVTFFVTGHWAKQHPDLLMQMVSEGHEIGNHGFNYDMPTQLSSEQNKKEILDTERIIADIIGIKTTLFSPPYGDYDRQVLRVAESLGYKTVICSIDTLDLKGDGYQTIIERALKNPGNGDIISIYPTRDTLVALPIMIRELKSRGLNICCVGDVISD from the coding sequence GTGAAGGTCTGCAATTTTCACATAAAAGATAGCTTTTGGATAAATATCATAATAGTCGTGTTATTGATAGCTTTGCTGGCGATAGTAGTAAACCGTAAGCCCGAGGCTGTGTTCAATACTTACGTAAATACGCCGGTTTATAAAGGTGATGTATCGAAGCCGCTGATCGCTTTTGCATGCAGTGTGGCAGACGGCGCGGAATACATACCGCCTATGCTAAAAATACTTAAAGACAACGATATTAAAGTCACATTTTTTGTAACCGGTCACTGGGCTAAGCAACATCCGGATCTATTGATGCAGATGGTGTCTGAAGGCCATGAGATAGGTAATCATGGTTTTAATTATGATATGCCGACACAGCTTTCATCGGAGCAAAATAAAAAAGAAATTCTGGATACCGAGAGAATTATAGCAGATATAATCGGTATAAAGACAACGTTATTTTCTCCACCTTACGGCGATTATGACCGGCAAGTACTTAGGGTGGCTGAAAGCTTGGGTTATAAGACCGTGATATGTAGTATAGATACACTCGATTTAAAAGGCGACGGCTATCAGACGATAATAGAACGCGCATTGAAGAATCCAGGCAACGGAGATATAATATCGATATATCCTACCAGAGACACATTGGTTGCATTGCCTATAATGATACGGGAGCTTAAAAGCCGCGGTCTCAATATATGTTGTGTGGGCGATGTAATATCCGATTGA
- the rnc gene encoding ribonuclease III — protein MDLLGYRFNDINKLDEALTHSSYAYEHGLDYYNERLELLGDSVLNIIITDYLFVTYPELSEGNLSKLRSNIVSEKPLYKVAAAMNLGSYLLLSRGEKLSHGDMRPSTLADTVEAIIGAVYLDGGFDAAKVFVLSLLAPIIEETAAISNFNDYKSELQERLQIDGYSDIKYEIIREEGPDHDKMFFAEVKVDGKPVGRGSGRSKKDAEQKAAQQALSELFGA, from the coding sequence ATGGATCTTTTGGGTTATAGATTTAATGATATCAATAAGCTGGATGAGGCCTTAACCCATAGCTCATATGCATACGAGCACGGCCTGGATTATTATAATGAGCGTTTGGAATTGTTGGGCGACTCGGTATTAAACATTATCATTACTGATTATCTATTTGTCACCTATCCTGAGCTCTCGGAAGGGAACTTATCTAAGCTGCGCTCCAATATAGTTTCCGAGAAACCCCTTTATAAAGTGGCTGCGGCAATGAATCTTGGCTCATATCTTTTATTGAGCCGTGGAGAGAAGCTGAGCCATGGCGATATGCGCCCATCGACATTAGCCGATACCGTGGAAGCTATAATAGGAGCGGTATACCTGGACGGTGGCTTCGATGCTGCCAAAGTATTTGTCTTATCCCTGCTCGCTCCTATAATAGAAGAAACAGCTGCTATATCGAATTTCAACGATTATAAGAGCGAGCTGCAGGAGCGGTTGCAGATCGATGGTTACTCTGATATAAAATATGAGATAATAAGGGAAGAGGGGCCAGACCACGATAAGATGTTTTTTGCAGAGGTAAAAGTGGACGGCAAGCCAGTTGGACGAGGCAGCGGCAGGAGCAAAAAGGATGCCGAGCAAAAAGCCGCGCAACAGGCTTTGAGTGAATTATTCGGCGCATAG
- the fabK gene encoding enoyl-[acyl-carrier-protein] reductase FabK: MLHTTICDLLNIRYPIIQGGMAWVATAELAAAVSNGGGLGIIGAGNAPSEFVRQQIRKAKALTDKPFGVNIMLMSPYADDVVKVICEENVPVVTTGAGNPAKYISDLKSIGCKVIPVIPSVALAKRMEKVGADALVAEGHESGGHIGELTTMVLIPQVVDAVNIPVIGAGGIADGRGMAAAMALGAQGVQMGTRFVCSTECIAHEHYKEAIVNAGDRDAVVTGRPTGHPVRVLKNKLTAQYDKLEQEHASTDELEALGTGRLKAAVVDGDAEYGSIMAGQIAGLINDIKPAAAIIQDVISQAADVISRMQGLLDK, translated from the coding sequence GTGCTTCATACGACCATATGTGATTTATTGAATATTCGGTACCCTATTATTCAAGGAGGGATGGCATGGGTAGCCACAGCCGAATTAGCTGCGGCTGTTTCCAACGGTGGCGGATTGGGTATCATAGGTGCTGGAAATGCTCCCAGCGAATTCGTCAGGCAACAGATACGCAAAGCCAAGGCATTGACCGACAAGCCCTTCGGCGTTAATATCATGCTTATGTCGCCCTATGCCGATGATGTTGTAAAAGTAATATGTGAGGAGAACGTTCCTGTTGTTACTACGGGAGCGGGCAATCCGGCTAAATATATATCGGATTTAAAAAGTATCGGCTGTAAAGTGATCCCTGTAATACCTTCGGTTGCTTTGGCCAAGCGCATGGAAAAGGTCGGAGCTGATGCGTTGGTGGCTGAAGGTCACGAATCTGGAGGTCATATAGGCGAACTTACCACCATGGTCTTGATACCTCAGGTGGTGGATGCAGTTAATATACCCGTTATAGGAGCCGGTGGCATAGCTGACGGAAGAGGCATGGCGGCGGCGATGGCATTAGGTGCTCAGGGGGTGCAGATGGGTACTCGCTTTGTATGCTCTACCGAATGCATCGCGCATGAACATTATAAAGAAGCCATAGTTAATGCCGGCGATAGGGATGCTGTCGTTACAGGTAGACCTACGGGGCATCCCGTAAGGGTGTTGAAGAACAAATTAACGGCCCAATACGATAAGCTGGAGCAGGAGCATGCTTCCACAGATGAATTGGAAGCATTGGGTACCGGCAGGCTTAAGGCGGCGGTAGTGGATGGGGATGCTGAATACGGTTCGATTATGGCCGGTCAGATAGCCGGTTTGATAAATGATATAAAGCCAGCAGCAGCTATAATACAGGATGTAATATCCCAAGCGGCTGATGTTATAAGTCGTATGCAGGGTTTATTAGATAAATAA
- a CDS encoding beta-ketoacyl-ACP synthase III: MNNKISAGILGLGSYMPEKILTNFDLEKMVDTSDEWIRTRTGISERRIADPNDATSDMATRAALKALDDAGVSAADIDMIMVATITPDMIFPATACIVQDNIGAKNAAAFDLEAACSGFIYGLSIAKQFIETGTYRYVLVIAADVLSRITDWQDRNTCVLFGDGAGAAVVGPVEEGYGILSTYLGSDGSGGKYLHIKAGGSRMPASHETVDKRLHYMYMDGGEVFKFAVKIMDTASMEAIERAGLKPDDIDWFVPHQANIRIIESARKRLGISPERVCLTIHKYGNMSAATIPVTLDEAAHEDKFKKGDNIVLVGFGGGLTWASCVLKWSK; this comes from the coding sequence ATGAACAATAAGATTTCAGCTGGTATATTAGGTTTGGGCAGTTATATGCCTGAAAAGATACTGACCAATTTTGATTTAGAAAAAATGGTAGATACGTCAGACGAATGGATTCGCACTCGGACAGGTATAAGCGAACGCCGCATAGCCGATCCGAATGATGCGACGTCCGACATGGCTACAAGGGCGGCATTGAAGGCGTTGGATGATGCAGGGGTATCGGCTGCCGATATAGATATGATAATGGTGGCCACTATAACACCCGATATGATATTTCCTGCGACAGCATGCATCGTGCAGGATAATATAGGTGCTAAGAATGCAGCTGCTTTTGATTTGGAAGCCGCTTGTTCTGGTTTTATATATGGTTTGAGCATAGCCAAACAATTTATAGAAACGGGGACGTATAGATATGTATTGGTAATAGCTGCGGATGTACTCTCAAGGATTACAGATTGGCAGGACAGAAATACGTGCGTATTGTTCGGCGATGGTGCTGGAGCTGCAGTGGTAGGACCTGTGGAGGAAGGATATGGCATATTGTCTACATATCTTGGTTCGGATGGCTCGGGCGGAAAATATCTGCACATAAAGGCAGGTGGATCGCGTATGCCGGCTTCCCATGAAACTGTGGACAAAAGATTGCATTATATGTATATGGATGGCGGAGAGGTATTTAAGTTTGCGGTTAAAATAATGGATACTGCATCGATGGAAGCCATAGAGAGGGCTGGATTGAAGCCGGATGATATAGACTGGTTTGTGCCGCATCAGGCCAATATACGTATAATTGAATCGGCAAGGAAGCGGTTGGGGATATCGCCGGAAAGGGTGTGCCTTACCATACACAAATACGGCAATATGTCGGCGGCTACCATACCGGTTACTTTGGATGAGGCGGCGCATGAAGATAAATTTAAAAAAGGCGACAATATTGTTTTGGTAGGATTCGGAGGCGGTCTGACATGGGCCTCCTGTGTACTGAAATGGTCGAAATAA
- the acpP gene encoding acyl carrier protein: MLFEKIRDVIVDQLGVEPDEVKLESSFIDDLGADSLDIVELIMALEEEFDMEIPDEEAENLTTVNDVVEYIKSHQA; this comes from the coding sequence ATGTTATTTGAGAAAATAAGAGATGTTATAGTGGACCAGTTGGGCGTTGAGCCCGATGAGGTTAAACTGGAGTCGTCTTTTATAGATGATTTAGGGGCTGATTCATTGGATATAGTGGAATTGATAATGGCATTAGAAGAGGAATTTGATATGGAGATTCCGGATGAAGAAGCTGAGAATTTGACTACAGTGAACGACGTGGTGGAATACATAAAGAGCCATCAAGCGTAA
- the fabF gene encoding beta-ketoacyl-ACP synthase II: MSNRVVITGMGAVTPLGIGKDIFWNNIKNGVSGIDKIQRFDASAFTTQIAGEVLDFKPEDYIDRKEAKHMDRFTQFAMASAAMAVNDASINLDDMDKNRLGVVMGVGIGGIATFEEQHTLLNTKGPGRISPFFVPMIITNIAAGQIAIAYGAKGYNTTIVTACASATNAIGEAFRAIRDGYADVMFTGGAEAAVTPLALAGFCAMKALSTRNDDPKSASSPFDAKRDGFVMGEGAGVLILESLDHAVKRGAHIYAEVVGYGATCDAYHITAPAPEGEGGARAMSNALEDAGVKPDQVDYINAHGTSTPYNDKFETMAIKSVFGQHAYELAVSSTKSMTGHLLGATGAIEAIASAMAIQEGFIPPTINYEDPDPECDLDYVPNKGRAADIEYAMSNSFGFGGQNAVLLFRKYMTD; the protein is encoded by the coding sequence ATGAGCAACCGAGTAGTGATAACAGGTATGGGAGCTGTCACGCCTTTGGGCATAGGCAAAGATATATTTTGGAACAATATAAAGAATGGCGTGTCTGGCATAGATAAAATACAGCGTTTCGACGCTTCGGCATTTACCACGCAGATAGCAGGCGAAGTGCTGGATTTTAAGCCTGAGGATTATATAGATCGAAAAGAAGCCAAGCACATGGATAGATTTACACAATTTGCCATGGCGTCGGCCGCTATGGCCGTGAATGATGCAAGCATAAACCTAGATGATATGGATAAAAACAGGCTTGGCGTCGTCATGGGCGTAGGCATAGGGGGTATAGCTACCTTTGAGGAGCAGCACACGCTACTCAATACTAAAGGGCCTGGCCGTATAAGCCCATTCTTCGTTCCCATGATCATAACCAATATAGCCGCTGGCCAAATAGCTATAGCATATGGTGCAAAAGGGTACAATACAACTATAGTAACGGCGTGTGCTTCGGCTACAAATGCCATAGGAGAAGCGTTCAGGGCTATAAGGGACGGCTATGCCGATGTTATGTTCACTGGTGGAGCAGAGGCAGCCGTTACACCGTTGGCCTTGGCAGGATTTTGCGCTATGAAAGCCTTATCCACGCGCAATGATGATCCGAAATCGGCTAGCAGCCCATTTGATGCCAAACGCGATGGTTTTGTCATGGGCGAGGGAGCGGGTGTTCTTATACTCGAAAGCCTGGATCATGCAGTTAAACGCGGTGCTCATATATACGCTGAAGTAGTAGGTTATGGAGCTACGTGCGATGCATACCATATCACTGCTCCTGCTCCGGAAGGCGAAGGTGGGGCAAGGGCTATGAGTAATGCGCTTGAGGATGCCGGTGTAAAACCCGACCAAGTGGATTATATAAATGCCCACGGCACATCAACGCCATATAACGATAAATTCGAAACAATGGCAATCAAAAGCGTTTTCGGACAGCATGCGTATGAGCTTGCCGTAAGCTCCACGAAATCTATGACAGGGCATCTTTTAGGTGCCACAGGAGCTATCGAGGCTATTGCCAGCGCCATGGCCATACAAGAAGGTTTTATTCCTCCTACTATAAATTACGAAGATCCCGATCCCGAATGCGATTTGGATTATGTGCCTAATAAAGGGCGCGCGGCCGATATAGAATATGCCATGTCCAATTCGTTCGGTTTTGGAGGACAAAATGCAGTGCTGTTATTTAGAAAATATATGACTGATTAA
- the plsX gene encoding phosphate acyltransferase PlsX: MRIAVDAMGGDHAPHEIVKGCIEALDAYKTHDIDIVLVGQQQAIEDLLQGHAYDKSRLSIENALQVIGNDEKPVNAIKKKKDSSMMIGLQMLKEGKADAFISAGNTGALMAGALLKVGRIEGIDRPALAPVIPTAQGGSLLVDAGANIECKPENLMQFAVMGSVYMEKVLNVISPRIGLVNVGEEETKGNDVIQEAYGLIKSTHLNFIGNIEARDIPAGKADVIVCDGFVGNVILKLLEGIASSLFNILKQNILKSWRAKLGALLLMPTLKGLMKEWDYAEYGGALLLGIDGLVIKAHGSSDASAIKNAIKQADIFVSKGVLTQIRNEIVMIEDRSNEQ; this comes from the coding sequence ATGCGTATAGCCGTAGATGCTATGGGAGGCGATCATGCACCACATGAGATAGTAAAAGGATGCATAGAGGCCTTGGATGCTTATAAAACCCACGATATAGATATAGTGCTGGTGGGTCAACAACAAGCTATAGAAGATTTGCTGCAAGGACATGCTTATGATAAATCGCGGTTGAGCATAGAGAACGCGTTGCAGGTTATCGGTAATGACGAAAAACCCGTTAACGCTATAAAAAAGAAAAAGGATTCTTCCATGATGATAGGGCTTCAAATGCTTAAAGAAGGGAAGGCCGATGCTTTTATATCAGCCGGCAATACAGGTGCTTTGATGGCAGGTGCTTTATTGAAAGTGGGCCGCATAGAAGGGATAGACAGACCAGCGTTGGCTCCGGTTATCCCTACGGCACAAGGTGGAAGTTTGCTGGTGGATGCAGGAGCTAATATAGAATGCAAGCCTGAAAATCTCATGCAATTTGCAGTAATGGGCTCTGTATACATGGAAAAGGTTTTGAATGTTATATCACCTCGCATCGGTTTGGTGAACGTGGGCGAGGAGGAAACCAAGGGCAACGATGTTATACAGGAAGCTTACGGACTTATAAAATCCACTCATCTTAATTTTATAGGCAATATAGAGGCCAGGGATATCCCTGCCGGCAAGGCTGACGTCATAGTATGCGACGGTTTTGTAGGCAACGTTATATTAAAACTTCTGGAGGGCATAGCATCGTCGCTTTTTAATATACTTAAACAAAATATATTGAAAAGCTGGCGTGCTAAATTAGGCGCACTTTTATTGATGCCGACATTAAAAGGACTTATGAAAGAGTGGGATTATGCAGAATATGGAGGAGCGCTGCTGCTGGGCATAGACGGTTTGGTTATAAAAGCACATGGAAGCTCTGATGCATCCGCAATAAAAAATGCCATCAAACAAGCCGATATATTCGTTTCTAAGGGTGTTTTAACGCAAATCCGAAATGAAATAGTTATGATAGAGGATAGGAGTAATGAACAATAA
- a CDS encoding polyribonucleotide nucleotidyltransferase: MELAGRKLRIETGKLAEQANGAVLVRYGDTTVFVAVTASKEPREGIDFFPLSVDFEEKLYAVGKIPGGYIKREGKPTEKAILTSRLIDRPIRPLFPKGYRNDVQVVAMPLSVEPDVPPDVVAMVGASAALSISDIPFEGPIGAVLVGLVDGELVINPDAAQRERSRLHLTVAGTKDAIMMVEAGANEVPEDKILEAIMFGHEHIKQLVAFQEQIVSEVGIPKNVPELHHVDPEIETAVREYAFDMISEAVRSNNKQGREDQMDKVKEDIFEHFAEAFPEREAEIDEAVYNITKECVRKMVLTEGARPDGRKLDEIRPISCEVGLIPRVHGSGLFTRGQTQVLTIATLGAPGDEQMLEDLSLEESKRYIHHYNMPPYSTGEAKMMRGPGRREIGHGALAERALEPMIPSQEEFPYTIRLVSEVMSSNGSTSQASVCGSTLALMDAGVPIKAPVAGVAMGLMKDEQSDKVAILTDIQGLEDFFGDMDFKVAGTADGVTAIQMDIKVKGIDRSILEAALKQAYEGRMFIMNKMLEVISEPRKEVSPYAPKIMTMTIDPDKIRSVIGSGGKVINKIIADTGTKIDIEEDGTIYIAAPDSESGKKAMRIIEGIVKDVEAGDVYLGKVTRIMPFGAFVEILPGKEGLVHISKLSKEHVAKVEDVVKVGDEILVKVTDIDKQGRINLSHKAVLSEETNDNPKDRRNRNS; encoded by the coding sequence ATGGAACTTGCCGGGAGAAAGTTGAGAATAGAAACCGGCAAACTGGCTGAACAAGCCAACGGAGCTGTATTGGTCAGATACGGCGATACCACCGTATTTGTGGCGGTTACGGCATCTAAAGAACCGCGAGAGGGCATAGACTTTTTTCCGTTGAGCGTAGACTTTGAAGAAAAGTTATATGCTGTCGGTAAGATACCGGGTGGCTATATAAAGAGAGAGGGTAAACCCACAGAGAAAGCCATATTGACATCACGGTTGATAGACAGACCTATACGGCCATTATTTCCAAAGGGTTATAGGAATGACGTGCAGGTGGTTGCCATGCCGTTGTCTGTGGAACCAGATGTGCCGCCGGATGTAGTAGCTATGGTTGGTGCTTCGGCTGCTTTGAGCATATCCGATATACCCTTCGAAGGTCCTATAGGTGCAGTATTAGTAGGACTGGTGGATGGCGAACTGGTCATTAATCCTGACGCTGCGCAACGCGAAAGAAGCAGGCTTCACTTAACTGTAGCGGGAACAAAGGACGCCATAATGATGGTCGAAGCTGGCGCTAATGAAGTACCGGAAGATAAAATATTGGAAGCCATTATGTTCGGGCACGAGCATATAAAACAGTTGGTGGCATTTCAAGAGCAGATCGTGTCTGAAGTGGGTATTCCGAAGAATGTGCCTGAATTACATCATGTGGACCCCGAAATAGAAACAGCAGTGCGTGAATACGCTTTCGATATGATATCCGAGGCTGTGCGTTCCAATAATAAGCAAGGACGCGAGGACCAGATGGATAAAGTTAAAGAGGATATATTCGAGCATTTTGCGGAGGCATTTCCGGAACGTGAGGCTGAGATCGATGAAGCGGTCTACAATATAACAAAAGAGTGTGTTCGCAAGATGGTCCTTACCGAAGGGGCGCGACCTGACGGACGAAAATTAGACGAAATAAGGCCTATATCCTGCGAAGTCGGTCTTATACCAAGGGTCCATGGGTCTGGCTTATTTACCAGAGGCCAGACGCAAGTGTTGACGATAGCTACGTTGGGTGCACCTGGAGACGAACAGATGCTCGAGGATCTGAGCCTGGAAGAGAGCAAGCGCTATATACACCATTATAACATGCCGCCTTATAGCACAGGCGAGGCTAAAATGATGCGCGGACCAGGACGCAGAGAGATAGGTCACGGTGCGCTGGCTGAAAGGGCATTAGAGCCTATGATACCATCTCAGGAAGAATTCCCGTATACCATAAGGTTGGTTTCGGAAGTAATGAGCTCTAACGGTTCCACATCTCAAGCTAGCGTATGCGGCAGCACATTGGCCCTTATGGATGCCGGTGTCCCTATAAAAGCCCCAGTGGCCGGGGTGGCTATGGGTCTAATGAAGGATGAGCAATCCGACAAAGTGGCTATATTGACCGATATACAGGGCTTGGAGGATTTCTTTGGAGATATGGATTTTAAGGTGGCAGGTACGGCTGACGGTGTGACCGCCATACAGATGGATATAAAGGTAAAAGGTATAGACAGGTCCATATTGGAGGCCGCGCTGAAACAAGCATATGAAGGGCGCATGTTCATAATGAATAAGATGCTGGAGGTTATATCCGAGCCGCGCAAAGAGGTATCGCCATATGCGCCCAAAATTATGACCATGACCATAGATCCCGATAAAATACGCTCAGTTATAGGCAGCGGCGGTAAAGTCATAAATAAAATAATAGCCGATACGGGTACAAAAATAGACATAGAGGAAGACGGTACGATATATATAGCCGCGCCGGACAGCGAATCCGGTAAAAAAGCCATGCGCATAATAGAAGGCATCGTTAAAGATGTGGAGGCAGGCGACGTATACCTGGGTAAAGTGACTAGAATAATGCCTTTTGGTGCTTTTGTAGAAATATTGCCTGGGAAAGAGGGGCTGGTTCATATATCCAAACTGTCAAAGGAGCACGTTGCTAAGGTTGAAGATGTGGTCAAGGTCGGTGACGAAATATTAGTCAAAGTTACCGATATAGACAAACAAGGGCGGATAAACCTATCCCATAAAGCAGTGCTTAGTGAGGAAACCAACGATAATCCAAAAGATAGACGGAATAGAAATTCATAA